One region of Streptomyces sp. NBC_00442 genomic DNA includes:
- a CDS encoding carbohydrate ABC transporter permease has protein sequence MGSGTATASALAAWRRRPGRLVAEGVAVLVAVVVAFPLYWMVLSAFKPAGEVQSAHPRPWTLSPSLDSFRRVFTQEDFGRYFLNSLVVAGSVVVLSALIAFLAATAVTRFRFRFRTTLLIMFLVAQMVPVEALTIPLFFLMRDMGQLNTLGSLILPHLAFSLPFAIWMLRGFVKGVPVALEEAAALDGASRTRFLWQILFPLVFPGLVATSVFSFISAWNDFLFAKSFIISDTSQSTLPMALLVFFKPDENDWGGIMAGSTVMTVPVLVLFVVVQRRLVLGVGGAVK, from the coding sequence ATGGGTTCAGGTACGGCTACGGCTTCGGCGCTGGCTGCCTGGAGACGCCGGCCCGGACGGCTGGTTGCCGAAGGGGTCGCGGTCCTCGTGGCCGTGGTGGTCGCCTTCCCCCTGTACTGGATGGTCCTTTCCGCCTTCAAGCCGGCGGGAGAGGTGCAGTCGGCGCACCCCAGGCCCTGGACCCTCTCCCCCTCCCTCGACTCCTTCCGGCGGGTCTTCACCCAGGAGGACTTCGGGCGGTACTTCCTCAACAGCCTCGTCGTGGCGGGCAGTGTCGTCGTCCTCTCCGCGCTGATCGCCTTCCTGGCGGCGACGGCGGTGACACGCTTCCGGTTCAGGTTCCGCACCACGCTGCTGATCATGTTCCTGGTGGCGCAGATGGTGCCGGTCGAGGCACTGACGATCCCGCTGTTCTTCCTGATGCGAGACATGGGACAGCTCAACACGCTGGGCTCGCTGATCCTGCCGCACCTCGCGTTCTCGTTGCCCTTCGCGATCTGGATGCTGCGGGGGTTCGTGAAGGGGGTGCCGGTCGCGCTGGAGGAAGCGGCGGCGCTCGACGGGGCGAGCCGTACGAGGTTTCTGTGGCAGATCCTGTTTCCACTGGTCTTCCCGGGGCTGGTGGCGACCAGCGTCTTCTCCTTCATCTCCGCGTGGAACGATTTCCTGTTCGCGAAGTCGTTCATCATCAGCGACACGTCGCAGTCGACGCTGCCGATGGCCCTGCTGGTCTTCTTCAAGCCGGACGAGAACGACTGGGGCGGGATCATGGCGGGGTCGACGGTGATGACGGTGCCGGTGCTGGTGCTCTTTGTCGTGGTGCAGCGGAGGTTGGTTTTGGGGGTGGGCGGTGCGGTCAAGTGA
- a CDS encoding xanthine dehydrogenase family protein molybdopterin-binding subunit, producing MSNDAATATVEGATSVAGPEQQPPAHGIGASLAPVDARAKTEGTFPYAADLWAEGLLWAAVLRAPHASARIVSIDTTAAAAMPGVRAVVTHADVPGDPAFGRRIADRPVFAAEFVRHHGEPIAAVAADHPDTARLAAAAIAVEYEVLEPVTDPEKAFAAEPLHPDGNLIRHIPLQYGDPDVTGEVVVEGLYRIGRQDPAPIGAEAGLAVPRPDGGVELYTASTDPHSDRDLAAACFGLEPDRVKVVVTGVPGATGDREDLGFQLPLGLLALRTGCPVKLAATREESFLGHAHRHPTLLRYRHHADAEGRLVKVEAQILLDAGAYAEASSESLAAAVAFACGPYVVPHAFVEGWAVRTNNPPSGHVRGEGAMQVCAAYEGQMDKLAAKLGIDPADLRMRNVLATGDLLPTGQTVTCPAPVAELLSAVKDFPLPVLPKDAPEDDWLLPGGPEGAGEPDAVRRGVGYALGMVHMLGAEGTDEVSTATVKVHDGVATVICAAVETGQGFTTLARQIVQETLGIEEVHVAPVDTDQPPAGPATHGRHTWVSGGAVERAAKMVRTQLLQPLAHKFGMSTELLQIADGKITSYDGVLSTTVTEAMDGKELWATAQCRPHPTEPLDETGQGDAFVGLAFCAIRAVVDVDIELGSVRVVELAVAQDVGRVLNPRRLAARIEAGVTQGVGAALTENLRTSRGRIRHPDLTGYALPTALDAPDIRIVKLVEERDVVAPFGAKAASAVPVVTSPAAIASAVRAATGRPVNRLPIRPQAAVVQG from the coding sequence GTGAGCAACGACGCAGCCACCGCGACGGTCGAAGGCGCCACCTCGGTGGCGGGGCCGGAGCAGCAGCCGCCCGCGCACGGGATCGGCGCGTCGCTCGCGCCCGTCGACGCGCGGGCCAAGACCGAGGGCACCTTCCCCTACGCGGCCGACCTGTGGGCCGAGGGCCTGCTGTGGGCGGCCGTGCTGCGCGCCCCGCACGCGTCCGCACGCATCGTCTCCATCGACACCACGGCCGCCGCCGCCATGCCGGGCGTACGGGCCGTGGTGACCCACGCCGACGTGCCGGGCGACCCGGCGTTCGGCCGGCGCATCGCCGACCGCCCCGTGTTCGCGGCCGAGTTCGTACGCCACCACGGCGAGCCCATCGCCGCCGTGGCCGCCGACCACCCGGACACCGCGCGCCTGGCGGCCGCGGCGATCGCCGTCGAGTACGAGGTGCTCGAACCGGTCACCGACCCGGAGAAGGCGTTCGCGGCCGAACCGCTGCACCCCGACGGCAACTTGATCCGGCACATCCCGCTCCAGTACGGCGACCCCGACGTGACCGGAGAGGTCGTCGTCGAGGGGCTGTACCGGATCGGCCGCCAGGACCCGGCCCCGATCGGCGCCGAGGCGGGCCTCGCCGTGCCGCGCCCCGACGGCGGCGTGGAGCTCTACACCGCTTCCACCGACCCGCACAGCGACCGCGACCTGGCCGCCGCCTGCTTCGGTCTTGAGCCGGACCGCGTCAAGGTCGTCGTCACCGGCGTGCCCGGCGCGACCGGCGACCGCGAGGACCTCGGCTTCCAACTCCCGCTGGGGCTGCTGGCGTTGAGGACCGGCTGCCCGGTCAAGCTGGCCGCCACCCGCGAGGAGTCCTTCCTCGGCCACGCCCACCGCCACCCCACCCTGCTGCGCTACCGCCATCACGCGGACGCAGAGGGCCGCCTGGTCAAGGTCGAGGCACAGATCCTGCTCGACGCGGGGGCCTACGCCGAGGCCTCGTCCGAATCCCTCGCCGCGGCCGTCGCGTTCGCCTGCGGTCCGTACGTCGTGCCGCACGCCTTCGTCGAGGGCTGGGCGGTGCGCACCAACAACCCGCCGTCCGGACACGTCCGGGGCGAGGGCGCGATGCAGGTGTGCGCGGCCTACGAAGGCCAAATGGACAAGCTGGCAGCGAAGTTGGGCATCGACCCGGCCGATCTGCGGATGCGCAACGTGCTCGCGACGGGCGATCTGCTGCCCACCGGCCAGACGGTGACGTGCCCGGCCCCGGTGGCCGAACTCCTCAGCGCAGTAAAGGACTTCCCGCTGCCGGTGCTGCCGAAGGACGCCCCCGAGGACGACTGGCTGCTGCCGGGCGGTCCGGAGGGCGCGGGTGAGCCGGACGCGGTGCGACGCGGAGTCGGCTACGCGCTCGGCATGGTCCACATGCTCGGCGCCGAGGGCACCGACGAGGTCTCCACGGCCACGGTCAAGGTCCACGACGGCGTCGCCACCGTCATCTGCGCGGCCGTCGAGACCGGCCAGGGCTTCACCACGCTCGCCCGCCAGATCGTCCAGGAGACCCTGGGTATCGAGGAAGTGCACGTGGCGCCGGTCGACACCGACCAGCCCCCGGCGGGTCCCGCCACCCACGGCCGCCACACCTGGGTGTCCGGCGGCGCGGTCGAGCGCGCGGCCAAGATGGTCCGCACCCAGCTGCTCCAGCCCCTGGCGCACAAGTTCGGGATGTCCACGGAGCTGCTCCAGATCGCCGACGGCAAGATCACCTCGTACGACGGTGTCCTGTCGACCACCGTCACCGAGGCCATGGACGGCAAGGAACTGTGGGCCACGGCCCAGTGCCGCCCGCACCCCACCGAGCCGCTCGACGAGACGGGCCAGGGCGACGCGTTCGTGGGCCTGGCGTTCTGTGCGATCCGCGCGGTCGTCGACGTCGACATCGAGCTCGGCTCGGTCCGCGTCGTCGAACTCGCCGTGGCACAGGACGTCGGCCGTGTCCTCAACCCCCGCCGGCTCGCGGCCCGCATCGAGGCCGGAGTGACCCAGGGCGTGGGTGCCGCCCTCACCGAGAACCTGCGCACCTCGCGCGGCCGGATCCGCCACCCCGACCTCACGGGCTATGCCCTGCCGACCGCCCTGGACGCCCCAGACATCCGCATCGTGAAGCTCGTCGAGGAACGCGACGTGGTCGCCCCCTTCGGTGCGAAGGCCGCGAGCGCCGTCCCGGTCGTCACCTCCCCGGCCGCGATCGCCTCCGCGGTCCGCGCCGCGACCGGCCGCCCGGTCAACCGCCTCCCGATCAGGCCGCAGGCGGCGGTGGTGCAGGGCTAG
- a CDS encoding beta-N-acetylhexosaminidase encodes MDSNTLIPTPSSIHATPTSTGALSSTPTPTPTPTPALTPSTTLHTTPDTHPLAALLRSTVGAATGLGLVDGVDGVDGGEGSSGPGGADRVVLRVSPDIAGRHGPEGYRLSTDRSLEDVAVLIEGGTPAGVFRGMQTLRQLLGPDAFRKAPLRSGQSEQSGQRGQSGQRGQHWPLPPVTIEDAPRFAWRGLMLDVARHFMPKDGVLRYLDLIAAHKLNVFHFHLTDDQGWRIEIKRYPRLTDVGAWRGRTKWGHRASPLWDEKPHGGYYTQDDIREIVAYAAERHIRVVPEIDLPGHSQAAIAAYPDLGNTDVVDTASLSVWDTWGVNPNVLAPTDNTLRFYEGVLEEVLDLFPEDVSPFIHIGGDECPKEQWQKSDVAQERIRELGLAGENELQSWIIRHFDAWLSARGRRLIGWDEILEGGLAPGAAVSSWRGYGAGIAAAEAGHDVVMCPEQYVYLDHRQAAGADEPVPIGFVRTLEDVYRFEPVPPQLGPEAAAHILGTQANVWTEVMENQSRVDYQTFPRLAAFAEVAWSALPAPAHRDFADFERRMAVHYKRLDALGVDYRPPTGPLPWQQRPGVLGRPIEGAPPNR; translated from the coding sequence ATGGACAGCAACACCCTCATCCCCACCCCCTCCTCCATCCACGCCACCCCCACCTCCACGGGCGCTCTCAGCTCCACTCCCACCCCCACCCCCACCCCCACCCCCGCCCTCACCCCCTCCACCACCCTCCACACCACCCCCGACACCCACCCCCTCGCCGCCCTCCTGCGAAGTACGGTCGGCGCCGCGACCGGGCTCGGGCTGGTGGATGGGGTGGATGGGGTGGATGGGGGCGAGGGAAGTAGTGGACCCGGTGGGGCCGATCGGGTTGTGCTGCGGGTCAGCCCCGACATCGCCGGGCGGCACGGCCCCGAGGGCTACCGGCTCTCGACCGACCGCTCCCTCGAAGACGTCGCCGTGCTCATCGAGGGCGGCACCCCCGCCGGCGTGTTCCGCGGCATGCAGACGCTCCGCCAACTACTCGGCCCCGACGCCTTCCGCAAGGCCCCGCTGCGCAGCGGACAGAGCGAACAGAGCGGCCAGCGCGGACAGAGCGGCCAGCGCGGACAGCACTGGCCGCTGCCCCCGGTCACCATCGAGGACGCACCCCGGTTCGCCTGGCGCGGGCTCATGCTCGACGTGGCACGGCACTTCATGCCGAAGGACGGCGTGCTGCGCTACCTCGACCTCATCGCCGCCCACAAGCTCAACGTCTTCCACTTCCACCTCACCGACGACCAGGGGTGGCGGATCGAGATCAAGCGTTATCCCCGGCTCACCGACGTCGGCGCGTGGCGCGGTCGTACGAAGTGGGGGCATCGCGCATCGCCGCTGTGGGACGAGAAGCCGCACGGGGGTTACTACACCCAGGACGACATCCGCGAGATCGTCGCGTACGCGGCCGAACGGCACATCCGCGTCGTCCCCGAGATCGACCTCCCGGGCCACTCGCAGGCCGCCATCGCCGCGTACCCCGACCTCGGCAACACCGACGTCGTCGACACCGCCTCCCTCTCCGTCTGGGACACCTGGGGCGTCAATCCGAACGTACTCGCCCCCACGGACAACACCCTCCGCTTCTACGAAGGGGTGCTGGAGGAGGTGCTGGATCTGTTTCCCGAGGACGTCTCGCCGTTCATCCACATCGGTGGGGACGAGTGCCCCAAGGAGCAGTGGCAGAAGTCGGACGTCGCGCAGGAGCGGATCCGTGAACTCGGGCTCGCGGGCGAGAACGAGCTCCAGTCCTGGATCATCCGGCACTTCGACGCCTGGCTGAGCGCCCGCGGGCGGCGCCTCATCGGCTGGGACGAGATCCTGGAGGGCGGCCTCGCACCCGGCGCCGCCGTCTCGTCCTGGCGGGGCTACGGCGCCGGGATCGCCGCCGCCGAGGCCGGACACGACGTGGTGATGTGCCCCGAGCAGTACGTGTACTTGGACCACCGGCAGGCCGCGGGCGCCGACGAGCCCGTGCCCATCGGGTTCGTCCGCACCCTTGAGGACGTCTACCGGTTCGAGCCCGTTCCGCCACAGCTCGGCCCCGAGGCCGCCGCCCACATCCTGGGCACCCAGGCCAACGTGTGGACCGAGGTGATGGAGAACCAGTCCCGCGTCGACTACCAGACGTTCCCGCGCCTCGCCGCCTTCGCCGAAGTCGCCTGGAGCGCGCTGCCCGCCCCGGCCCACCGCGACTTCGCCGATTTCGAACGGCGAATGGCCGTCCACTACAAGCGCCTTGACGCGCTCGGCGTCGACTACCGCCCGCCGACCGGCCCGTTGCCGTGGCAGCAGCGCCCCGGCGTGCTCGGACGCCCGATCGAGGGGGCGCCCCCAAACAGGTGA
- a CDS encoding FAD binding domain-containing protein translates to MTTHAPQAAQSVTLPASLDEAVAALAAMPAAVPVAGGTDLMAAVNRGLLRPAGLVGLGRINEIRGWQYQDGHALLGAGLTHARMGRPDFAALIPALAAAARAAGPPQIRNAGTLGGNIASAAPTGDALPVLAALEATLVIAGRDGARREIPVSHLLAGRDMLAPAELIGYVRVPLLHAPQVFLKATGRTGPGRATASVAVVLDPARRGVRCAVGAIAPMPLRPLEAEHWIASLIDWDGERAALAPEALGAFGEYVAAACIPDPAPPADGSPPPPLSPAVLHLRRTVAALARRALGRALS, encoded by the coding sequence TTGACCACGCACGCACCGCAGGCGGCGCAGTCGGTGACGCTGCCTGCCTCACTGGACGAGGCCGTGGCGGCGCTCGCGGCCATGCCTGCCGCCGTGCCCGTGGCGGGCGGCACCGATCTGATGGCGGCGGTGAACCGGGGCCTGCTGCGCCCCGCGGGACTCGTCGGACTCGGCCGGATCAACGAGATCCGCGGCTGGCAGTACCAGGACGGCCACGCCCTGCTGGGCGCCGGTCTCACTCATGCCCGCATGGGGCGCCCGGACTTCGCGGCGCTCATTCCGGCGCTCGCCGCGGCCGCGCGCGCCGCGGGCCCCCCGCAGATCCGCAACGCGGGCACGCTCGGCGGCAACATCGCCTCCGCCGCCCCCACCGGTGACGCGCTGCCCGTGCTCGCCGCGCTCGAAGCCACCCTCGTCATCGCGGGCCGCGACGGCGCCCGGCGCGAGATCCCCGTGTCGCACCTGCTGGCCGGCCGGGACATGCTCGCCCCGGCCGAGTTGATCGGTTATGTCCGGGTGCCGCTGCTGCACGCGCCCCAAGTTTTCCTCAAGGCCACCGGCCGCACCGGCCCCGGCCGCGCCACCGCGTCGGTCGCCGTCGTCCTCGATCCGGCCCGCCGCGGAGTGCGCTGTGCGGTCGGCGCGATCGCGCCGATGCCCCTGCGCCCCCTCGAAGCCGAGCACTGGATCGCCTCGCTCATCGACTGGGACGGCGAGCGCGCGGCCCTCGCCCCGGAGGCGCTCGGCGCGTTCGGTGAGTACGTGGCCGCCGCCTGCATCCCGGACCCGGCGCCACCCGCGGACGGCTCACCGCCCCCGCCCCTCTCGCCCGCCGTACTGCATCTGCGGCGCACCGTCGCCGCGTTGGCCCGACGAGCACTGGGGAGGGCGCTGTCGTGA
- a CDS encoding extracellular solute-binding protein, protein MGRISAVKLPETSKLSARTAFPLAALALVALAACAPQTSGDGAKGDDKNGTLRVWLFQEVSNGPKQKVVDRAVAAFEQAHHGADVQVEYIPVDTRAQRIKAAFNDPGSAPDLIEYGNTDTAGYVKDGGLADVSAEFAAWSEAKDTDPTAKQSVTVGGKVYGAPLFVGVRALYYRTDVLKDLGIAVPKTQDELIATAKKIHRAQPGLYGLAVGGAYTYGALPFLWANGGELATENGGKYTSALDGDAARKGIAAYTSLFGDDNCPAAKCAQMGGNATVTAFANGKAAMAIGGDFNHAAVEAGTVKGKYAVVPLPGLAPGSVAPAFAGGNNIGVLKSSSHRTLAVALMEQLTGKATQREMFDAMGFLPTYTDVRADVAKKQPFVEPFVRTLAAGAKFVPASPGWGQIDSSLVLPTMFQEVVSGKKDVATASSDAAKKMNEAFGAAG, encoded by the coding sequence ATGGGGAGGATTTCTGCCGTGAAGCTGCCCGAGACGTCCAAGCTGTCCGCCCGAACCGCCTTTCCACTGGCGGCCCTTGCCCTCGTCGCGCTCGCCGCGTGCGCCCCGCAGACGTCCGGCGACGGAGCGAAGGGGGACGACAAGAACGGCACCCTGCGGGTCTGGCTCTTCCAGGAGGTGAGCAACGGCCCCAAGCAGAAGGTGGTGGACAGGGCCGTGGCCGCCTTCGAGCAGGCCCACCACGGCGCCGACGTGCAGGTGGAGTACATACCCGTCGACACCCGGGCCCAGCGGATCAAGGCCGCCTTCAACGACCCCGGCTCCGCGCCCGACCTGATCGAGTACGGCAACACCGATACGGCCGGCTACGTGAAGGACGGCGGACTCGCCGACGTCAGCGCCGAGTTCGCGGCGTGGAGCGAGGCGAAGGACACCGACCCGACGGCGAAGCAGTCCGTCACGGTCGGCGGAAAGGTCTACGGCGCCCCGCTGTTCGTCGGCGTCCGAGCGCTGTACTACCGCACCGACGTCCTCAAGGACCTCGGCATCGCCGTGCCGAAGACCCAGGACGAACTGATCGCGACCGCCAAGAAGATCCACCGGGCCCAACCCGGCCTGTACGGACTCGCGGTGGGCGGTGCCTACACATACGGGGCGCTGCCGTTCCTCTGGGCCAACGGCGGCGAACTGGCCACCGAGAACGGCGGGAAATACACCTCCGCCCTCGACGGCGACGCCGCCCGCAAGGGCATCGCCGCCTACACCTCGCTCTTCGGCGACGACAACTGCCCCGCCGCCAAGTGCGCCCAGATGGGCGGCAACGCCACCGTCACCGCCTTCGCGAACGGCAAAGCGGCCATGGCGATCGGCGGGGACTTCAACCACGCAGCCGTCGAGGCCGGCACGGTCAAGGGCAAGTACGCCGTCGTGCCGCTGCCGGGCCTCGCGCCGGGCTCCGTCGCCCCGGCCTTCGCCGGCGGCAACAACATCGGTGTACTGAAGAGCAGTTCGCACCGCACGCTCGCCGTCGCCCTCATGGAGCAGCTCACCGGTAAGGCGACCCAGCGCGAGATGTTCGACGCGATGGGCTTCCTGCCGACCTACACCGACGTACGGGCCGATGTCGCGAAGAAGCAGCCGTTCGTCGAGCCCTTCGTCCGCACGCTCGCCGCGGGCGCCAAGTTCGTTCCCGCGTCGCCCGGTTGGGGCCAGATCGACTCCTCGCTCGTCCTGCCCACGATGTTCCAGGAGGTCGTCAGCGGAAAGAAGGACGTGGCCACGGCGTCGTCGGACGCGGCGAAGAAGATGAACGAGGCGTTCGGAGCGGCGGGTTGA
- a CDS encoding DUF3039 domain-containing protein has product MSTLEPERGAGTGTLVEPTPQVSNGDGDHERFAHYVQKDKIMASALDGTPVVALCGKVWVPGRDPKKYPVCPMCKEIYESMSAGGDKDKGGKDKK; this is encoded by the coding sequence ATGAGCACTCTTGAGCCCGAGCGCGGGGCAGGTACGGGGACCCTCGTAGAGCCGACACCCCAGGTGTCGAACGGCGACGGCGACCACGAGCGCTTCGCCCACTACGTCCAGAAGGACAAGATCATGGCGAGCGCGCTCGACGGCACGCCCGTCGTCGCGCTCTGCGGCAAGGTCTGGGTGCCGGGGCGCGACCCGAAGAAGTACCCGGTCTGCCCGATGTGCAAGGAGATCTACGAGTCCATGAGCGCCGGCGGGGACAAGGACAAGGGCGGCAAGGACAAGAAGTAG
- a CDS encoding carbohydrate ABC transporter permease codes for MTAERGAAARTTAAPKPPSRRPRGGARGRALRGAGWTPWLYLAPALAVLGALLVYPVCQLGLISFLQYTQAQVSGGEPTRFQGLDNYATLFSDSQFWSVLLATLVFAAACVLSTLAIGCALAVLLTRVRALPRLALMLAALGAWATPAITGSTVWMFLFDPDFGPVNRVLGLGDHSWTYGRYSAFLLVLLEVVWCSFPFVMITVYAGIRAIPGEVLEAAALDGASQWRIWRSVMAPMLRPILTVVTIQSVIWDFKVFTQIYVMTNGGGIAGQNLVLNVYAYQKAFASSQYSLGSAIGVVMLLILLGATLIYLRLLRRERDGEEL; via the coding sequence TTGACGGCCGAGCGCGGCGCGGCCGCACGGACGACGGCGGCGCCGAAGCCACCGTCCCGACGTCCGCGCGGCGGAGCGCGCGGCCGCGCGCTCCGGGGGGCGGGCTGGACGCCGTGGCTCTACCTGGCCCCCGCCCTCGCCGTCCTCGGCGCGCTGCTCGTCTACCCGGTCTGTCAACTCGGCCTGATCTCCTTCCTGCAGTACACCCAGGCCCAGGTCAGCGGCGGCGAGCCGACCCGTTTCCAGGGCCTGGACAACTACGCCACGCTGTTCTCGGACAGCCAGTTCTGGTCGGTTCTGCTCGCCACCCTCGTCTTCGCGGCGGCCTGCGTCCTGAGCACCCTCGCGATCGGCTGCGCGCTCGCCGTCCTCCTGACACGCGTACGGGCCCTGCCGCGGCTCGCGCTGATGCTGGCCGCGCTGGGGGCGTGGGCGACCCCCGCGATCACCGGCTCGACGGTCTGGATGTTCCTCTTCGACCCCGACTTCGGCCCCGTGAACCGGGTGCTGGGCCTCGGGGACCACTCCTGGACGTACGGCCGCTACAGCGCGTTCCTGCTCGTTCTGCTCGAAGTGGTGTGGTGTTCGTTCCCGTTCGTGATGATCACGGTGTACGCCGGGATCCGGGCCATTCCGGGCGAGGTGCTCGAAGCGGCCGCCCTCGACGGCGCATCGCAGTGGCGGATCTGGCGGTCCGTCATGGCGCCGATGCTCCGCCCGATCCTCACGGTCGTCACGATCCAGTCCGTCATCTGGGACTTCAAGGTGTTCACACAGATCTACGTCATGACCAACGGCGGCGGCATCGCGGGCCAGAACCTGGTCCTCAACGTGTACGCCTACCAAAAGGCGTTCGCCTCCTCGCAGTACAGCCTCGGCTCGGCGATCGGCGTCGTGATGCTGCTGATCCTGCTGGGGGCGACGCTGATCTATCTGCGGTTGCTGCGGCGGGAGCGGGACGGGGAGGAACTGTGA
- a CDS encoding 2Fe-2S iron-sulfur cluster-binding protein — protein sequence MTDRNNEHEHEPEREHEPERTHEPERTYDHGPGQGHGYGYGQASRHGAWEPVPHGGEYEPDATAFVQLPPDMDLMSGAPLAAPGHGYVPPMIVPLTPAAATDPGATGVWRIPTELTGPGQDAPGASEGDPAPGAQTVVWPEPPAPAPVPATATQPAHDPSTTAQWNFADEPSLAGTGQWTIPVVRDELPEESGEFTTSSLIEQWGSTPPATLPGGAPAPWANQFPEPAPEPTPEHGPVSEHASVPDPVPVADPEREPEPDGFTPEHAPGTADPAGPPDAPRAAEAQEAQEASAAPAVPDAPEAPAPEPLPDESVAVEAVEPVAAVEPVAEPAPDPSAPAGESDVRDAPDLLDAPGLPDVPDVLPAPEAAAVAPGHDLEHPRASYVLRVNGADRPVTEAWVGESLLYVLRERLGLAGAKDGCSQGECGACNVQVDGRLVASCLVPAATTAGSEVRTVEGLASDGEPSDVQRALAESGAVQCGFCIPGMAMTVHDLLEGNHAPTELETRQALCGNLCRCSGYRGVLDAVKDVVAGREAAGALAEEARIPHQAPPGAGSAKPPHTHDGGMA from the coding sequence GTGACCGACCGCAACAACGAGCACGAGCACGAGCCCGAGCGCGAGCACGAGCCGGAGCGCACGCACGAGCCGGAGCGCACGTACGATCACGGGCCCGGCCAAGGGCATGGTTACGGTTACGGCCAGGCGTCCCGGCACGGTGCCTGGGAGCCGGTTCCGCACGGCGGCGAGTACGAGCCCGACGCGACGGCGTTCGTCCAGCTGCCCCCGGACATGGACCTGATGAGCGGCGCCCCGCTCGCGGCGCCCGGCCACGGCTACGTACCGCCGATGATCGTGCCGCTCACCCCGGCCGCTGCCACGGACCCCGGCGCGACCGGTGTCTGGCGCATCCCGACCGAACTGACCGGCCCCGGCCAGGATGCGCCCGGCGCGTCCGAGGGCGACCCCGCGCCCGGCGCGCAGACCGTCGTGTGGCCGGAGCCCCCCGCGCCCGCGCCGGTGCCGGCCACTGCGACCCAGCCTGCCCACGACCCGTCCACCACGGCCCAGTGGAACTTCGCCGACGAGCCCTCCCTCGCGGGTACCGGCCAGTGGACGATCCCGGTCGTCCGGGATGAACTCCCCGAAGAATCGGGCGAGTTCACCACGTCGTCGCTGATCGAGCAGTGGGGTTCGACCCCACCCGCCACCCTCCCGGGCGGCGCCCCGGCGCCCTGGGCCAACCAGTTCCCGGAGCCCGCGCCGGAGCCCACTCCGGAGCACGGCCCCGTGTCGGAGCACGCGTCCGTGCCCGATCCCGTTCCTGTTGCCGATCCCGAGCGCGAGCCCGAGCCCGATGGCTTCACGCCGGAGCATGCGCCGGGCACGGCCGACCCCGCCGGGCCCCCGGACGCGCCCCGAGCAGCTGAGGCACAGGAAGCACAGGAAGCATCGGCAGCACCTGCTGTGCCGGACGCGCCGGAGGCCCCCGCCCCCGAGCCGCTCCCGGACGAGTCCGTCGCCGTCGAGGCCGTTGAGCCCGTCGCGGCCGTTGAGCCCGTCGCCGAGCCCGCCCCGGACCCCTCCGCCCCGGCCGGCGAATCCGACGTACGCGATGCACCTGACCTTCTCGATGCACCTGGCCTACCCGACGTACCCGACGTACTCCCGGCCCCCGAAGCCGCGGCCGTCGCCCCGGGGCACGACCTGGAGCACCCCCGCGCCTCCTACGTGCTGCGCGTGAACGGCGCCGACCGGCCCGTCACCGAGGCCTGGGTGGGGGAGTCGTTGCTCTACGTGCTGCGCGAGCGGCTCGGGCTCGCGGGCGCCAAGGACGGCTGTTCGCAGGGCGAGTGCGGGGCGTGCAACGTCCAGGTGGACGGGCGGCTCGTCGCCTCCTGCCTGGTGCCCGCCGCGACCACGGCCGGCAGCGAGGTCCGTACTGTCGAGGGGCTCGCCTCCGACGGCGAACCCTCCGACGTGCAGCGGGCCCTGGCCGAGAGCGGGGCCGTGCAGTGCGGCTTCTGCATCCCCGGCATGGCGATGACCGTGCACGACCTGCTCGAAGGCAACCACGCGCCCACCGAGCTCGAAACGCGTCAGGCGCTCTGCGGCAACCTGTGCCGCTGCTCCGGCTACCGCGGCGTGCTCGACGCCGTGAAGGACGTCGTGGCGGGCCGCGAGGCGGCCGGAGCCCTGGCCGAAGAGGCCCGCATTCCGCACCAGGCACCCCCCGGGGCCGGCAGCGCCAAGCCCCCGCACACGCACGACGGAGGCATGGCGTGA